From the genome of Vespula pensylvanica isolate Volc-1 chromosome 19, ASM1446617v1, whole genome shotgun sequence:
GACCAAAGATGGAGATAGAATTGGAAGAGAACGAGGCACAAGAAGCGTACATCGTTGAAAAGCAGTACGGAAATATCGTCGAGGATCCGCCGGTAAAAGTAGAAATGCCGAGAGCACAGAATTCTAAGAAATATGCCAGTTCTAGCGATTGGTCCGACGTAGAGAGCGTCGCAACTTCCGATTTAGAAGAACGTAAGATCAATAGGCATTTGGCTTCGCCGTCTAAAAAACGTAACATGACCTCGATATTAACCGGTGAAAGCAGTAGTAAATTATTAGCGCCTCCTTTACGACAAGCACCATCGAAAACATCGTTGTTGAGTAGATTTTTGAGATCTATCACGGAGAGGAaatttgaaagtaaaaaaaccAAGAAACCACAGAAGGCTAATCCGTTGTACATCAAAGGTGTCAAAGCAAATTACGATTCGTTTAAGGATTTCAACGATAATCTCGATAGAGAGATACAAGAAAATGTTGCTGCAGAAAAGCAAGAGTTCAGCGGAGAGAAGATCAGCCTAAAATTACGAGAAACCTTTAAGAAGCATATTTACAGAGACAAAACAGAAGAGTTGTATAAAGTTTATAAAGTTAGAAGTTCGTACATGACGAACGGAGAGAGCAAGCCGATGATCGCTTTATTAACGGACAAAACATTATACTTAACCGGCTCGAAGTTGGATCATTCCTACAGTAACCAATTCGTAATTCCTTACAACGAGCTAGATGTTATAatggtaaaaatataattttgtgtgtgtgcgcgcgtgttgAGCGtccatatatatcatttacgTTCCATATAATAATTTCCGTAATCAAATAATAGACTCCGACAGTAAAgtttcaaatttctttcagATTGGACCAAATGCACAAACGATTCTTATCTCTAACGCCGATTATGAGATGCAGTATCTATTTTCCACTGGCAGTTCGCATACCACCTCGGAATTAATTACGCATTTGGAAATAGCCATGAGAAGATCACCATCGAAGCCTCGATTGCCGGCTGTTAAAGAATTAAGTTATGAAGACATGCATATTCTGAAGCAGTCGATATTGTCTGATACTGCTGTACATCctgtaagtatattatattattaactaaGCGATTTATCGCTCTCTTCttacttattttaatttcatttttaggatgaaaaaatagaacattACAGTCTTATTTATATGGAGGATGAACATATGTCTCCTCCGAGCACACCGTGTGGCCCAACCAAAGAAGGCGATCTTATGTTTAGACCACACACTTATCAGCAGATACATCCTAATGCACCAATAAATCCTTGGGAAGCTGGATATTTTGTTCTTAAAGGCGGTGTGGTTTACATGTTTACAGATTCGAATCAACGCCTTCCTAAACGTGCCATTCCGTTGAAGGGTGGTCTTTGTCAAGGTTGCCGAAGAATTCCCAACTCGCATCGACCGCATACGTTCGAAATACTTTTGAAACCAAATAAAGCATTTCAATTTGCTGCTCCGGACGAATACGTTGCTTCCGAATGGTTGCAAAGTTTCGTGCAAAGTGCGTCTGGTTTGTTTGATTGTTCTGATAAAAGAGAACCTATGCCCTGTAGTCTTGTCACGACTACAAGACATCTAGTTGCCATGAAAGAAGTATATCCAGGTACTCAACGCAATCAAACGTTATCGTGTGCTTCTGTGGAAGACTTAACAGCTTTCAGAGTACCCTTACCCGAACAATCTTGGTGTATATTGgtaattatatcgaattataattttcattttacattttttttcttcttattttttacaataatcttTCGAGTACTTATgatatttcaaacgtttaGGAATTCGCTTGTCGGGAGGTTCACGAGAGTAGCGGTGATTGGGTGATATACTTTACCAATTATACCGAGCTCTGTACTTTCAGAGAGATTTTACAAACGTTATGGGCTGATGCGGATTTGGTATGAttatcattcatatatatacacgtatacatacattgtttaattaacaattattcaATACTTCCTTATGTAATTTTAGGGTGAATTTCCTATGGTTACGCTTCCTCCAGAAGATAAACTTCATCGACGCTGTTCGGATGCTAGTAAAGATTTAGAATATGCTTGGCAATATTTATTACCGTCAACGATCGAATAAGCACTAAGGTGTATTCATATACACGATAGAAACCcttaagagaaatattttactttatctcctgatgaaaagaaaagatcgaaaaattgCATATTGATAACCTACAAGGTAATATTGAAGAAACGTAAAAACGTAAAATGATATAGTACACTATACATTTAAAATGATATGTTATTCTATTCCTGTGAAGTAGCATACAACTAAATtttaatgtatgtattatattttagtttGATTAATTAAGCAGAAAGTTTGTGTAACGAATTGAATTATTAGGTTGCCTGATTTGAATAGATTAGTAATTCTAAGTGATATTAATCGTGCTATGCACAAAACGGTGCAATATATCGTCTCTAGTATAAAGTTTTGTGATTATTTGCtagtaatttatattgataaatgAATTGTAATATAATGGCAATTGTGAAGGGTTGTGTTGCATCACATTGTATGAATGTCTATGTACTCACATTTATCCAAAAAGATAGGGTAATATGCATTAACTACGATTATCTTTGAGACAATGTtcttcaaacaaaaaaaaaaaaaaaagaaaaaagaaaaaaaaatcataagcTTAGATTAACTTCGcaaaataatctaaaaatattactcTGTATACTGCTTATACAATGAGTATACAATGTATGATTAACATTCCTAGTACAGGTACAGGTAACAGAgctttctaattttattcttacaatCGTACCTACTGATTTACACACGCTATTGTATAATATCTTAACTTTTCATTAGATTATGATTTTTCACGAAGATTTGCTTGAAACATTGAAAATGTAAAGTTACATATATGATCTCAACATATTACGTTTACGCTATTGAATTAGATGGTTTAAGAGACTTCACGAGTCATTACGCGATTTGTAATGCTAAAATCTTGTGAAGTATCGTGGCaagacaaataataaaacagttgtatattattaaaattgcatACATACAATTTCTGTTCGAtctaacgaaataataattatattatagagtACATCTATTGCTAAAATTATAAACGACTATATTACGATTACCAATTCACTAAAAAGCACATGTACCTTCATCGAATTCTAAAAAGTAAGTTATATAGGCAGCTTTAATTTGTGGTCTAAAATAATATCCTATtctataatttcataattttgtaaGTTTAcctattgaatttattattgatgCATTATGATTAAAATTCATACTTCATCATTTTCTAAATCGTCAATGTGgatttaacaatataatttgatttatgtgatatataaatcatagtaatattaatttatatattgtattccatttcttcttgtaaattattttcatttatgtgGAAAGCATATAGTGAtagattttttacatattacagTTAGcatctaatataaatatcaaatctGTATACTTTccacataaatttttattcgacagAAATACTATAacagttaaaaattaataaaactattcCAAACTAGTCAAATAAACAAGCTTGTTACATTCTGTAATCATTGccaagaataatttttcaccAAAGTTAAAACTTTCGCTCGAAGCGTGTGACTTTAGCGACAAACATGGACGGAATATAAACTAAGAGTGCAACAGGGGAATACTCCTTACTATGCACTCCTTGCATTAACGTATAAGCTCGTGCGAGCTATACTTTTCTCGGGTGAAACCAACCAGTTAGTTAATTAATTGGTAAAATTAGCGCgtgatagaaattttctaataaaaatagtagtaTATCTAATGAAagcaaaaataacaaaagtcAGATTATACTTCCGTGAAGACAGATCACTTTTCAGTAATGTTCAAAGTGTTTCTTAATTGtataaactttatattttttgtttctagtTACACTTACACACATAGCTAAAGTTTATTTAAGCAGCTATTCGCCCGGTACTACTTGCGttgtataatttaaacatAGATTTCGACATATCACAAGCATTATCGACCCAGGTCACATCGCGTGGAGTTTGCTGCATGTGGAGACCCACGACGGATTAGCGGGGATTCTCTAAAATACGCGTTCGAGATGCCTTTCCGCTTCGGGAGCTTCAGGCTTCTCAGCAAACTGGAGATGTGTAAAACCCCGCTTACAGATCGCTCCACCGTCCACACCGTCGGCTTCAGACATCTCGAGACACGACTGGTCGTGTCTATTTCGATTTCAACGCGTAGTCCTCGGTAAGACTTAATCTCGCCCTCGCAAACACCCACGCGTGTGCCGGCCGTCACACGCATGAGTGTTTTCCCTATGATTCGCGTATGTAATCAAGGAGACATACCCTCCCTgcatgtaataaaaattataataaaaattttatgcaGAGAGGTTTCATTAACTTCCGCGTAAAAATCTCACGACGATCGGTCCCTCGATCACCTAAtttgaaacagaaaaagaatgaaaaaagacgagataattatgtgtaaatattatatgcaaAAAGACATTTAAATCCAAAAACTTTCCTGTAAATTCTTAATTTCACGATGATCGGTCCCTCGATgatctgaaacaaaaagatgagaaaaagataaaaagaaaagagaaaaagaaggaagaagagataaaggaaaaacgaaaatggGAGTATTCGCGGAAGTGCGcgtgagaaaaatagaatttcgaGCAATAGGAGTATATCTCGAAGAAAGGTTCACTTGACGAAAATCAGAGTACCATAATTGAGTTCAATTTTTCTCTAGTGAAAGAACGAAACCCGCCAAAGACCCCACACCTTAGGGCCCTTCTGAAGGGTCCCACCCGAGactattcattaataaaagataataaaagcaATTTGATATGATAAGTAAAagtatacaattaataaaggtatataatttataaataaacgtatataattaataatgtaaatgaGAATAATTAGGAGTGACAACGAAGATAAATGcaatagaaaagttttctgTGCATTctcttagaaaattaatttagaatttttatacattcaaTCTATTTATCTGGCAAAGTACGATTAGCAATTtagaatgtaattaatttaacgtcTAATTGAACTTAGACAGAAGAAAACTTTGGgcaaataacaaagaaatatataacatagaaatatgcagccattcgcccggtagtacttgcgttttatgataatgtatataatttagttatagattttagatataatttagaCATAGATTCCGATATTgcgcaagtactaccgacccaggtcccaccgcgtggaggttgctgcatctggggacccacgggctaacggggactctactctaaaattCGCGTGACCGGCGTGATCAAGTAATCGGCGTTCAATAAAACGAAGTCCCCGGTAGGATTTTTAGTCGCGCCCGAACACTCCCGTGAGTGTTAAAATAGCGGTGACTCTACTCTAAGTTCGCGTACGCGGCGTCCATGTACTAACCGAGAATTTAGGCGGCTAACTGGAGGAGGGTCAGTCCACGCTTACGGATAGCACAACCATATANNNNNNNNNNNNNNNNNNNNNNNNNNNNNNNNNNNNNNNNNNNNNNNNNNNNNNNNNNNNNNNNNNNNNNNNNNNNNNNNNNNNNNNNNNNNNNNNNNNNACCTCCaagcggtgggacctgggtcggtaatacttgcgatatatcgaaatctattatatttaaagtcttaattatatttaaagtcTGTAACTAAATTATACGTGTAATTATAAAACGCAAGTATTACCGGGCGGATGGCTGCATANNNNNNNNNNNNNNNNNNNNNNNNNNNNNNNNNNNNNNNNNNNNNNNNNNNNNNNNNNNNNNNNNNNNNNNNNNNNNNNNNNNNNNNNNNNNNNNNNNNNNNNNNNNNNNNNNNNNNNNNNNNNNNNNNNNNNNNNNNNNNNNNNNNNNNNNNNNNNNNNNNNNNNNNNNNNNNNNNNNNNNNNNNNNNNNNNNNNNNNNNNNNNNNNNNNNNNNNNNNNNNNNNNNNNNNNNNNNNNNNNNNNNNNNNNNNNNNCTTGGGAGGGGCCCTCGGGTGTGGGCCTTAGGCGGGTTTCGTtcttttactaaaaaaaaatcgaattctaTGATAGTATTctgattctatttttctcactTGCATATTCACAAGtactccttcctttctccctttttctttttcttatcttttcttcttttttttataactgtTCCTCTGTTACAGGTTAGATCATCGAGGGACAGATCATCGAGGGACCGATCATCGATGGACCAATCatcatgaaattaaatttttacagggaagtttttgaatataaatatctttttgcatataattttgtctataattttgttgttatatttaatttttattatctttttaacttttgctgttatatttaatttttagctttttcatttttgttcttataattaattttaatgatttctttaatttttgttatatttaatttttatctgtttCACTTTTgttcttataattaatttttattatctttttaattttttcttttatatttatctcttctttgtttctttttctgtttcaggttagGTGATCGACGGATCTACCATAGTgaacttatatttttacaggggaggtattttatataatggcTTTTTACAGATAATTTTGCATCTAGTTTTTACAtgtttatctcttcttcttttattatttttctgtttcaggttagGTGATCGAGGGAGGGATCATCGTGAGATTCTTACACGGGAGTTAAAGGAACCTCTCTGCgtataatctatattatatgCAGGGAGGGTATGTCTCCTTGCTTCCGTACGCGAATGATAGGGAANNNNNNNNNNNNNNNNNNNNNNNNNNNNNNNNNNNNNNNNNNNNNNNNNNNNNNNNNNNNNNNNNNNNNNNNNNNNNNNNNNNNNNNNNNNNNNNNNNNNGCGTCCTATGGAAATTTCTGAGTCCCCCATGGAGAAAGACTGTCAACGGCCTCCAAAAGTACAAAGGTGAtatctaaaacaaaaaagaaagtatagaaagtggaaaataagaattataaacATTGCACTTGCGTAAAACCTTCGTTAGTACTCGCTCCTATGGCAGCCtctgaaaatttctaagttctCTCGTCGAAGTCCAAAACACAAATGAACTAATAACTGTAATGGTCGTTCAAAGAACCGACTTTGTTGTCGTCTCTCGATGCCGAGTATCCCCACTTCGCATTTAAGTCTAAAATCAATAATCTTTTGTATATTCGTATTAAATCTGCGTTTGTCCTCGCTCCTATGGCATCCTAttgaaatttctaagtccCCCATGGAGAACGACTGTCAACGGCCTCCGAAAGTGCAAAGTGGAaatctaaaacaaaaaagaaagtatagaaAGTTGAAAATGAGGATTATAAACATTGTACTTGCGTAAAATCTTCGTTAGTCCTCGCCCGTATGGCAGCAtgtgaaaatttctaagttctCTCGTCGAAGTCCAAAACAGAAATGAACTAGTAATTGTAATGGTCGGTCAAAGAACCGACTTTGTTGTCGTCTCTCGATGCCGAGTATCCCCACTTCGCATTTAAGTCTAAAATCAATAATCTTTTGTATATTCGTATTAAATCTTCGTTAGTCCTCGCTTCTAAGGAATCCTATGGAAATTTCTAAGACCCCCATGGAGAAGGACTGTCAACGGCCTCCGAAAGTGCAAAGTGGAaatctaaaacaaaaaagaaagtatagaaAGTTGAAAATGAGAATTATAAACATTGTACTTGCGTAAAACCTTCGTTAGTACTCGCTCCTATGGCAGCCtctgaaaatttctaagttctCTCGTCGAAGTCCAAAACACAAATGAACTAATAACTGTAATGGTCGTTCAAAGAACCGACTTTGTTGTCGTCTCTCGATGCCGAGTATCCCCACTTCGCATTTAAGTCTAAAATCAATAATCTTTTGTATATTCGTATTAAATCTTCGTTAGTCCTCGCTCCTAAGGAATCCTATGGAAATTTCTAAGACCCCCATGGAGAAAGACTGTCAACGGCCACGGAGATTACAAAGTGAATatctaaaacaaaaagaatagcATAGAATTGgaaaatatgaatgatacATCATTGTACTTGCGTAAAATTTTCGTTAGTCCTCGCTCCTATGGCAGCAtgtgaaaatttctaagtccccCATGGAGAACGACTCTCAACGGCCTCCGAACGTACAAAGTGAATATCTAAAACAAAGAAGCAAGTATAGAAAGTGGAAAATAAGAATGATACAACATTGTACTTGCGTAAAATCTTCGTCAATACTCGCTCCTATGGCATCCAGTGGGGGTTTCTGATTCCTATCATGGGGATAGATTGCCAAGGCCTTCCGAAAGAGCAGAACAATgtctaaaacaaaagaaagagtatagcatttcgaaaatataactGATACCACATTATACTTGCGTAAAATCTTCGTGAATACTCGTTCCTGTGGCATCCAGGGAAAGTTTGTCAGTCTCACTACTTCACTACTGTCCTCTCCACGAAGTGGTGAAAGACAGTCACACCGCCAATTTTGTTATGGTTGCGCGCAGCGATGATTCCACGAAGATAAAACCTGGAGCAGAAAAGGAGGGgagacgaaaaggaaaaggttaTGGAGACAGTAACCCGCCCGAAGGCCCACACCCTTGGGCCCCTCCCAAGGGTCCCACCCGAAACGTAAGATAGAACCTTGTAATATGCTACCATCCGGAGGTTAATATTTCAAGATGTAGttctaaaacaaaacaaatcgtatagattattaaatgaatGAGTGATCGATTAATGTACTTATattaactcttctctcttactcgcgGAGCGTGCGTACCGCGAGGTTTGAGGTGCGAATGGTGGAAATTCGTGTCATGAATGGACCCACTGCCAAGGGCGGCCGCCTTANNNNNNNNNNNNNNNNNNNNNNNNNNNNNNNNNNNNNNNNNNNNNNNNNNNNNNNNNNNNNNNNNNNNNNNNNNNNNNNNNNNNNNNNNNNNNNNNNNNNATattaactcttctctcttactcgcgGAGCGTGCGTACCGCGAGGATTGAGATGCGAATGGTGGAAATTCGTGTCATGAATGGACCCACTGCCAAAGGCGGCCGCCTTATATTTCCCCCAAGTGGCACAGTATCCCCACCACTCCGTTTCATTCTACAAAGATAGAAATCGTATAGATTATTGAATGAATGAGTGATCGATTAATGTACTTACAttaattcttctctcttacatGCGGAGCGTGCGTACCGCGAGTATTGAGATTGGAATGATGGAAATTCGTGGCATGACTGAACCCACTATCAAAGTTGGTCCCCTTATATCTCTTTACGAGTACGCAGAGTATACACACTACTCCACTTAATTTTAAAACTATACAAATCCTATAGATTATTGAATGAATgagttataaaattatgtactTATATTAACTATCACTTGCGGGGCATGCGTACCGCGAGTATTGAATTGTGAATGGAGAAAATTCATGGTAAGACTGGACCCACTGTCAAAGTTGGTCCCCTTATATCTCTTCACGAGTGGGGGAGTATTCCCACTACATCATGTAATTCtaaaacgaaacaaatcgtatagaatattgaaTGGATCAGCGATAAaattttagtattatttattatagtatgCTATTAAATTTTAGTATTAATTATAGTACTAGTTTAACTCTTCATTATTACTTGCAAAAATGCATCCTCTGAAGCAACTTTAACGTACTCTCGTCGAAATGCCAGGTAGAATTGATTCTGTAACTATCATAGTTGATCGGAAGTTTGTATTTGGCGTCGTTATTTATGACCAGAACCGcctctttaaatttttaatcggagagaaaataaattgaaattattttatatttaatccgTGTTCCGTGCAGTGTAATATTTAagcatattcatttttatttaattattaatttatttaactccgcgtattattatatcgcttaaataaatctaaaattagCAAGTGTATTAATTTTATGCTGCTTACCTTTCGAATGAGTGTGCTTCTGTGCTTACTCGTCGGAAAGCAAAGTAGAATTAATTCGGTCGCCGTAAAAGTCGATTaaaagtttgtttttattgacATAACTGTACAACTATCGTACATTATTactctattttaatattaatttcattctgtttaatatttttcgcaTGTCTCGTGCTATGAAATGTTTGAATGATTCTTgctgttaattaaatattaattttaaatacgattatatattaattttttatagaccGCTCACGTTTTcgatcatataaataattgtttactCTGTTTAAATTTACGCGTTTAACATATCTCAGTTTACGCAAGAAActaataagatttatttgttttcgcGGGTGAAAGAGTGCTTCGATGTTTACTTGGCTATATCCAAATAAAAACATCCGTTTCTATCGACAGTGAACATTGTATTGGACGAAGGCAACGACTCAGTATTGAAATGTTaaggtaaaattattttatatttaacaagtaAGGAGTAAGGTTTATTAAATTACTAAATCTACAAAAGTGTTATTGATTTAACAGATGATAAATACTTTTCTTAATATACAGTACAGTTGTTTTATCTACAATTCATTAAGTTATTATAGGTTACATTTTTATGAAACGATTATTGCATTAAGATACAAAATGTCCTTGTGCTTTTTTATAACGTTTtgctttttctatatctatagatggatatttctctttcaatgcATTAATATCCATATTTGGAAATCTCTTGAGCAAGACTAAAGCTTGCTGAAAATCGCGgctaaatgaatgaaaaaataattagtaaaacaatcatataataaatataacaaatcatataataaatataatagacgTACTTTCTTGCTCTGCGCTTAATATTCcataatttttctctatacAATCGTAGAAATTTGCGTACTGCATAACCCTGATATCCAAAGAAATGTGTTTTATACCATTTATTGTTCATAAATTGTGGTATAGAATATTCGCgcattcgataataaaatctgTAACctacaaaaaggaaaatattgcAAATTTGCTTTCAATCTGATGTAAGTACAAAGGAAACTTTTGAAATAACGTACCAAGTGcattatgtataaattttcCTGGACGTTCTCCTGTTTCTCCAGTTTCAAGTAAATGATAagctttatttctttcacgaaCTACAGATTCTAAATTTGACATACTCATTTCAACTTTATCTATGCGTTCAGGATTTGgaaaaatcttatattttcttttacatgcTTCTTCCATCGTTAAGAGCATATTACGCTCCTTTAATAACACAAACCTGTAATTTCTTGAATTAC
Proteins encoded in this window:
- the LOC122635731 gene encoding pleckstrin homology domain-containing family M member 2 isoform X1 — protein: MSPPGDECASVTPSSRIGDVLGVSLGKFSLLSSKFLYCLNKKDVTSSHYEMPSQEDMDLCTDKVLSKSRILQELTKAVKLVYAQSLYGTVVLDGDSWLVYWLDRALRHGLRVERHGYWGTARELSHQDTVVVIHALQSVLTSIGKGRAWLYHTLSEGSFESYLACLLRDSKTLKKQYFPHALVRDADKTNQLVNLLAGLENVSFTLQLDVTHLDICNYMPQRPMSINSSGTVLSLHLRSSSVCSSLASPGDSGVAFDSDMDLANETDASSYKEEDSSMDDIPDYRNNRYKVIINNCIQENKNFSSSDSSEDGKTPMQSPAVTKFQNVIMTKSDIANQNLTRKLEDNELNCSSLDTLKSYDFYSRSLDTVHLDAVNNKCDNGIKEINKRSSYYGDGSYSFKKNIDPRNSYVINNDTNLLELSMTISDCDNIEPPYGILNTLNVTDASILSTSSSEAIVQRRQRKKKRESKKRVSFHEDILKTMKLDDDESYADFSMSFLTPNSIQKKDAQKGRYSWCGHGDSPYVQKSTNTRNAHSDYYSFSSSSSVFDSDIEKKGTQKLCNQTLCQKNCKCSCDLSLPERGSPEGQEDPGKSLRPKMEIELEENEAQEAYIVEKQYGNIVEDPPVKVEMPRAQNSKKYASSSDWSDVESVATSDLEERKINRHLASPSKKRNMTSILTGESSSKLLAPPLRQAPSKTSLLSRFLRSITERKFESKKTKKPQKANPLYIKGVKANYDSFKDFNDNLDREIQENVAAEKQEFSGEKISLKLRETFKKHIYRDKTEELYKVYKVRSSYMTNGESKPMIALLTDKTLYLTGSKLDHSYSNQFVIPYNELDVIMIGPNAQTILISNADYEMQYLFSTGSSHTTSELITHLEIAMRRSPSKPRLPAVKELSYEDMHILKQSILSDTAVHPDEKIEHYSLIYMEDEHMSPPSTPCGPTKEGDLMFRPHTYQQIHPNAPINPWEAGYFVLKGGVVYMFTDSNQRLPKRAIPLKGGLCQGCRRIPNSHRPHTFEILLKPNKAFQFAAPDEYVASEWLQSFVQSASGLFDCSDKREPMPCSLVTTTRHLVAMKEVYPGTQRNQTLSCASVEDLTAFRVPLPEQSWCILEFACREVHESSGDWVIYFTNYTELCTFREILQTLWADADLGEFPMVTLPPEDKLHRRCSDASKDLEYAWQYLLPSTIE
- the LOC122635731 gene encoding uncharacterized protein LOC122635731 isoform X2 translates to MPQRPMSINSSGTVLSLHLRSSSVCSSLASPGDSGVAFDSDMDLANETDASSYKEEDSSMDDIPDYRNNRYKVIINNCIQENKNFSSSDSSEDGKTPMQSPAVTKFQNVIMTKSDIANQNLTRKLEDNELNCSSLDTLKSYDFYSRSLDTVHLDAVNNKCDNGIKEINKRSSYYGDGSYSFKKNIDPRNSYVINNDTNLLELSMTISDCDNIEPPYGILNTLNVTDASILSTSSSEAIVQRRQRKKKRESKKRVSFHEDILKTMKLDDDESYADFSMSFLTPNSIQKKDAQKGRYSWCGHGDSPYVQKSTNTRNAHSDYYSFSSSSSVFDSDIEKKGTQKLCNQTLCQKNCKCSCDLSLPERGSPEGQEDPGKSLRPKMEIELEENEAQEAYIVEKQYGNIVEDPPVKVEMPRAQNSKKYASSSDWSDVESVATSDLEERKINRHLASPSKKRNMTSILTGESSSKLLAPPLRQAPSKTSLLSRFLRSITERKFESKKTKKPQKANPLYIKGVKANYDSFKDFNDNLDREIQENVAAEKQEFSGEKISLKLRETFKKHIYRDKTEELYKVYKVRSSYMTNGESKPMIALLTDKTLYLTGSKLDHSYSNQFVIPYNELDVIMIGPNAQTILISNADYEMQYLFSTGSSHTTSELITHLEIAMRRSPSKPRLPAVKELSYEDMHILKQSILSDTAVHPDEKIEHYSLIYMEDEHMSPPSTPCGPTKEGDLMFRPHTYQQIHPNAPINPWEAGYFVLKGGVVYMFTDSNQRLPKRAIPLKGGLCQGCRRIPNSHRPHTFEILLKPNKAFQFAAPDEYVASEWLQSFVQSASGLFDCSDKREPMPCSLVTTTRHLVAMKEVYPGTQRNQTLSCASVEDLTAFRVPLPEQSWCILEFACREVHESSGDWVIYFTNYTELCTFREILQTLWADADLGEFPMVTLPPEDKLHRRCSDASKDLEYAWQYLLPSTIE
- the LOC122635789 gene encoding 39S ribosomal protein L47, mitochondrial produces the protein MASLTKAVQISRSVNNVTKLITNLSLSSNTNLVSNTKFIRRLPLQPCALLHASSTKYDLMEFFDDTINWGKDEVKVGRSWKMDELRLKSNEDLHKLWFVLLKERNMLLTMEEACKRKYKIFPNPERIDKVEMSMSNLESVVRERNKAYHLLETGETGERPGKFIHNALGYRFYYRMREYSIPQFMNNKWYKTHFFGYQGYAVRKFLRLYREKLWNIKRRARNRDFQQALVLLKRFPNMDINALKEKYPSIDIEKAKRYKKAQGHFVS